In the Candidatus Baltobacteraceae bacterium genome, one interval contains:
- the pgl gene encoding 6-phosphogluconolactonase yields the protein MIGKLEIVADEGALANSSAERFILAARDATAARGSFTVALAGGSTPKAMFTLLAAEPLRSRVDWGSVRFFFGDERCVSPDNPDSNYGMAKKNLFDPLGIDAKNVHRMRGEAAPEEAALEYQAILLKELGQTPVLDLVYLGMGPEGHTASLFPGVFSQFDAQRWVVTTYIEKLSTNRITLTPRAINAARAIVLVTGGDAKAAALAEVLAGARNPDLYPAQVLNPEHGTLTWLVDRAATKGLSP from the coding sequence ATAATCGGCAAACTCGAAATCGTCGCGGACGAAGGCGCCCTCGCAAATTCGAGCGCCGAGCGTTTCATTTTAGCGGCTCGCGATGCAACCGCCGCACGCGGCTCGTTCACCGTCGCGCTCGCCGGCGGCTCGACACCCAAGGCTATGTTTACCTTGCTTGCAGCCGAACCACTTCGCTCGCGCGTTGACTGGGGCTCGGTTCGCTTCTTCTTCGGCGACGAACGCTGCGTGTCGCCGGATAATCCGGATTCGAACTACGGCATGGCCAAGAAGAATTTGTTCGATCCGCTCGGCATCGATGCGAAGAATGTTCATCGCATGCGCGGTGAAGCGGCGCCCGAAGAAGCCGCGCTCGAGTATCAGGCAATCTTGCTCAAAGAGCTGGGCCAGACGCCCGTGCTCGATCTTGTTTACCTCGGGATGGGGCCGGAAGGACACACTGCCTCGCTTTTTCCCGGCGTGTTCTCGCAATTCGATGCGCAACGCTGGGTCGTGACGACGTACATCGAGAAGCTGTCGACGAATCGCATCACGCTTACGCCGCGCGCCATCAATGCCGCACGCGCGATCGTCCTTGTGACCGGCGGCGATGCCAAGGCGGCCGCGCTTGCGGAAGTCTTGGCGGGTGCTCGCAATCCCGATCTCTATCCCGCGCAGGTCTTGAATCCGGAACACGGCACACTGACCTGGCTCGTCGATCGCGCGGCGACCAAAGGACTCTCGCCCTGA
- a CDS encoding glucose-6-phosphate dehydrogenase assembly protein OpcA, with amino-acid sequence MNLVVYVENERYREWVTERAWRIADKHPSRMIVLDGIKGHHGTKIKAQEPHHEDAPRIFREGVELGVDGIRAAQRVQFVEALLVKDIQCVLWWAADRLFSSETFAGLLEVVEHVILDSSGTDTEPNALREFSSFFAGKQAVALGDLAWMRLDPWRDVIAQFFDDPSMRDELSAIRRIAISAGSDSEMLYLGGWLASRLGWIVRDKSTFVDGRGSVISFERKREGDIRRVQSVRLETGTSAYAARVEGETLALEVTGRFARAKRHVPLQAIDNTSLVERAILGDRTDEIFVEALQTVGELLK; translated from the coding sequence ATGAATCTCGTCGTCTACGTCGAGAACGAACGCTATCGCGAGTGGGTCACCGAACGCGCCTGGCGAATTGCCGACAAACATCCATCACGTATGATCGTTCTGGACGGGATCAAGGGACACCACGGTACGAAGATCAAGGCGCAAGAGCCGCATCATGAAGATGCACCTCGGATCTTCCGGGAAGGCGTCGAGCTCGGTGTCGACGGGATTCGCGCTGCGCAGCGCGTGCAATTCGTCGAAGCGCTGCTCGTCAAAGACATTCAATGCGTCCTGTGGTGGGCAGCCGATCGTCTCTTCTCGAGCGAGACGTTCGCGGGCTTGCTCGAGGTCGTCGAACATGTGATCTTGGATTCGTCCGGGACCGACACCGAACCGAATGCGCTGCGGGAATTCTCGAGTTTTTTTGCCGGAAAGCAAGCCGTCGCGTTGGGTGACTTGGCTTGGATGCGGCTCGATCCGTGGCGCGACGTAATCGCGCAATTCTTCGATGATCCGTCGATGCGCGACGAGCTTTCCGCGATTCGCAGAATCGCGATTAGCGCCGGCTCCGATTCGGAAATGCTGTATCTCGGCGGCTGGCTCGCGAGCCGGCTCGGCTGGATCGTGCGCGACAAATCGACCTTCGTCGACGGGCGCGGCTCCGTCATCTCATTCGAACGCAAGCGCGAGGGCGACATTCGCCGTGTCCAGAGCGTTCGGCTTGAAACCGGGACCTCGGCATACGCGGCGCGCGTCGAAGGCGAAACGCTCGCCCTCGAAGTGACCGGACGATTCGCACGCGCCAAGCGGCACGTGCCGCTTCAAGCCATCGATAACACCTCGCTCGTCGAACGCGCCATTCTCGGCGATCGTACGGATGAAATCTTCGTGGAAGCGCTGCAGACGGTCGGAGAACTCCTCAAATAA
- the zwf gene encoding glucose-6-phosphate dehydrogenase, protein MAQTVLRPKSSSDGNPLRAGLSTNRIKDPCNVIFFGASGDLMKRMLMPAMYNLRLGDVLPVKYGIVGFSRTEWDDDGFRAEMKTSIDEFSRSGAAKDPLWSDFAKHVSYVSGDFDDPKCYKKLRAALERNDTELGTENNRLFYLSTPPGLFTKIVDMLDEAGLGPRDNPKGWTRIIVEKPFGIDLTSARALQAEITKVFDEKHVYRIDHYLGKEPVQDIMALRFANVMFEPIWDRRYIESVQITAAETVGVEHRGGYYETSGALRDMIQNHVINLFALVGMEPPVAADADSIRDEKMKVLRALRPIDPDQLVHFAARGQYAAGTINGQEVPGYRNEPDVNPKSNVETYAAVKLYVDNWRWAGVPFYLRSGKRLASKISEIAIRFKDIPHRLFGESSDDIEHDALVMKIQPEEGVSIRFSAKVPGPKMHIRSVSMDFNYGTGFGVVSAPAYERLIGDAMRGDATLFTRWDAVEAAWEAVTPILDRWQMLKDTSFPNYAAGSQGPVSSDALFDEDDGWRRI, encoded by the coding sequence ATGGCACAAACGGTTCTGCGGCCCAAGAGTTCGAGCGATGGCAACCCGCTACGCGCGGGATTGTCGACAAATCGCATCAAGGACCCGTGCAACGTCATCTTCTTCGGCGCCAGCGGCGACCTGATGAAGCGCATGTTGATGCCGGCAATGTACAACCTGCGGCTCGGCGACGTGCTGCCGGTGAAGTACGGTATCGTCGGATTTTCACGGACGGAATGGGACGACGACGGCTTCCGGGCTGAAATGAAGACCAGCATCGACGAGTTTTCGCGCAGCGGCGCAGCCAAGGATCCGCTCTGGAGCGATTTCGCGAAGCACGTCTCTTACGTGAGCGGCGACTTCGACGATCCGAAGTGCTACAAGAAGCTGCGCGCCGCGCTCGAACGCAACGATACGGAGCTCGGAACCGAGAACAACCGTCTCTTCTATCTCTCGACGCCGCCTGGCCTCTTCACCAAGATCGTCGACATGCTCGATGAGGCCGGACTCGGCCCTCGTGACAATCCCAAGGGCTGGACGAGGATCATCGTTGAGAAACCTTTTGGAATTGATCTCACTTCGGCGCGCGCGCTGCAAGCCGAGATCACCAAGGTATTCGACGAGAAGCACGTCTATCGGATCGATCACTATCTCGGCAAAGAGCCCGTACAAGACATCATGGCACTGCGCTTTGCGAACGTCATGTTCGAGCCGATTTGGGATCGCCGCTACATAGAATCCGTGCAGATTACCGCCGCCGAAACCGTCGGCGTCGAACATCGCGGCGGTTATTACGAAACCTCCGGCGCGCTACGCGACATGATCCAAAATCACGTCATCAATCTCTTCGCACTGGTCGGTATGGAACCGCCGGTGGCGGCCGACGCCGACTCGATCCGCGATGAAAAGATGAAAGTGCTGCGCGCGCTGCGGCCGATCGATCCCGATCAGCTCGTTCATTTCGCGGCGCGCGGCCAATACGCGGCAGGGACGATCAACGGTCAAGAAGTCCCGGGCTACCGCAACGAACCCGACGTCAATCCGAAATCGAACGTCGAGACGTATGCGGCCGTCAAACTCTATGTCGACAACTGGCGATGGGCCGGCGTTCCGTTTTATCTTCGGAGCGGCAAGCGCCTCGCGAGCAAGATCAGCGAGATCGCCATCCGTTTCAAAGACATTCCGCACCGGCTCTTCGGTGAAAGCAGCGACGACATCGAGCACGATGCACTCGTAATGAAGATTCAACCCGAAGAAGGCGTCTCGATTCGATTCTCAGCGAAAGTTCCCGGGCCGAAGATGCACATCCGTTCGGTCTCGATGGATTTCAACTATGGCACGGGATTCGGCGTCGTCTCCGCACCCGCGTACGAGCGTTTGATCGGCGATGCAATGCGCGGCGACGCAACGCTGTTCACCCGCTGGGACGCAGTCGAGGCCGCATGGGAAGCGGTCACGCCGATTTTGGATCGTTGGCAAATGCTCAAAGACACGAGCTTCCCCAACTACGCTGCCGGAAGCCAAGGTCCAGTCTCATCCGATGCGCTCTTTGACGAAGACGACGGCTGGAGGCGTATCTGA
- the gnd gene encoding decarboxylating 6-phosphogluconate dehydrogenase, with product MIGLGKMGANMTTRLLRGGHKVVAFDFNKDAVKAAAGDGATGASSLEDLVGKLSAPRIAWMMVPSGAPTEQTMENLLKVMKPGDIIIDGGNSNWKDSIRRAGICKGKGVAFIDAGTSGGIWGLENGYCLMVGGDNASVKTCEPIFTTLAPKDGYAHVGDVGAGHFSKMVHNGIEYGLLQAYGEGFEILEKSQFKYDLHKLAKLWLSGSVVRSWLLELLEIALRDDPTLADIKGYVVDSGEGRWTVQAAIDEDVPAPVITLSLMARFASRQDESFSAKIIAALRNQFGGHAVMHDVHEAPPKDGVPAKA from the coding sequence ATGATCGGCCTCGGCAAAATGGGCGCGAATATGACCACGCGCCTGCTGCGCGGAGGCCATAAGGTCGTCGCGTTCGATTTCAACAAGGATGCAGTCAAAGCCGCCGCCGGTGACGGCGCAACGGGCGCAAGTTCGCTTGAAGATCTGGTCGGCAAGTTGAGCGCGCCGCGCATCGCGTGGATGATGGTTCCATCAGGCGCCCCGACCGAGCAAACGATGGAGAACCTGCTCAAGGTGATGAAGCCTGGCGACATCATCATCGACGGCGGCAACTCCAATTGGAAAGATTCGATTCGCCGCGCCGGAATCTGCAAAGGCAAAGGCGTCGCTTTCATCGATGCCGGAACGAGCGGCGGCATTTGGGGCCTCGAGAACGGCTATTGCCTGATGGTCGGCGGCGACAATGCGTCCGTAAAAACGTGCGAGCCGATCTTCACGACGCTTGCACCGAAAGACGGCTACGCGCATGTCGGCGACGTCGGGGCTGGACACTTCTCGAAGATGGTGCACAACGGAATCGAGTATGGCCTGTTGCAGGCGTACGGCGAAGGCTTTGAGATACTCGAGAAATCGCAGTTCAAGTACGATCTCCACAAACTGGCGAAACTCTGGCTAAGCGGTAGCGTCGTTCGGTCGTGGCTCCTCGAGCTGCTCGAAATCGCGCTACGCGACGACCCGACCCTCGCCGACATCAAAGGCTACGTCGTCGATTCGGGTGAGGGCCGTTGGACGGTCCAAGCTGCGATCGACGAAGACGTCCCAGCTCCGGTGATCACGCTCTCGCTGATGGCACGCTTCGCGTCACGGCAAGATGAATCGTTCAGCGCCAAGATCATCGCCGCACTTCGTAATCAATTCGGTGGTCACGCGGTCATGCACGACGTGCACGAAGCGCCTCCCAAAGACGGCGTACCGGCGAAGGCATAA
- the tal gene encoding transaldolase, with product MPNQLEQLTAAGQSIWYDNIRRSMFASGELRKLIDNGLRGMTSNPTIFEHAIDTGTDYDEQLKSLVGKESDPQKLFEALAEKDICAALDEFRPLYDKTNGGDGFVSLEVSPLLANDTQRTVDAAKRLWKEVNRPNLMIKIPGTPEGGPAITEAIANGINVNVTLLFSLASYEMAANAFIAGLEKRVAAGGKIDRIASVASFFLSRIDGKVDKELDAKIAAGQKNLEPLLGKAAIANARIAYETFEKLFSSERFKKLEAHGAKAQRPLWASTSTKNPKYYDLMYVETLVGPNTVNTIPPATFDALLDHGKITPNTVKSDYVGAHKIFDDLKAAGISLDKITADLTVEGVKSFDDSYNQLLEAIAEKQGLLAGAAR from the coding sequence ATGCCGAATCAACTCGAGCAACTCACGGCAGCCGGACAGAGCATTTGGTACGACAACATCCGTCGTTCGATGTTCGCCTCGGGCGAGCTCCGCAAGCTCATCGACAACGGCTTGCGCGGAATGACCTCAAACCCCACGATCTTCGAGCACGCGATCGACACCGGCACCGACTACGACGAACAGCTCAAATCGCTCGTCGGAAAAGAATCGGACCCGCAAAAACTCTTCGAAGCGCTGGCCGAGAAGGACATCTGCGCGGCGCTCGACGAGTTCCGTCCGTTGTACGATAAGACGAACGGCGGCGACGGATTCGTCTCGCTCGAAGTCTCGCCGCTCCTTGCGAATGACACACAACGGACGGTCGACGCAGCGAAACGGCTCTGGAAAGAAGTCAACCGTCCGAATCTGATGATCAAGATCCCCGGAACGCCAGAAGGCGGTCCCGCGATCACGGAAGCGATCGCGAACGGCATCAACGTCAACGTCACGCTGCTCTTCTCGCTCGCGAGCTACGAGATGGCCGCCAACGCCTTTATCGCGGGGCTCGAGAAGCGCGTTGCAGCGGGCGGTAAGATCGACCGCATCGCGTCGGTTGCAAGCTTCTTCCTCTCACGCATCGATGGCAAAGTCGACAAAGAATTGGATGCGAAGATCGCAGCCGGACAAAAGAATCTCGAACCGCTGCTCGGGAAAGCCGCGATCGCGAATGCGCGGATCGCGTACGAAACGTTCGAGAAACTCTTTTCGAGCGAGCGCTTCAAGAAGCTCGAAGCCCACGGCGCCAAGGCGCAACGCCCGTTGTGGGCGTCGACGTCGACGAAGAATCCGAAGTACTACGACTTGATGTACGTCGAGACGTTGGTTGGCCCGAATACGGTAAATACGATCCCACCGGCAACGTTCGACGCGCTGCTCGATCACGGCAAGATCACGCCGAACACGGTTAAGTCAGACTACGTGGGCGCTCATAAGATTTTCGACGATCTCAAAGCGGCCGGAATCTCGCTCGACAAGATCACAGCCGACTTGACGGTCGAAGGCGTCAAGTCATTCGACGACTCGTATAACCAATTGCTCGAAGCGATCGCCGAGAAACAAGGTCTCTTGGCCGGCGCAGCACGGTAA
- the tkt gene encoding transketolase — protein MPNSAAEEKRINTIRMLSIDAVQKANSGHPGLPLGVAALAHTIWSRHLRYDPKNPHWFNRDRFVLSAGHGSALLYSMLYLAGFDLSLDDLKAFRQWHSKTPGHPEAGHTPGVEVTTGPLGQGVGNSVGLAVAEAHLAAAFNRDEKICDHYTYCIAGDGDMMEGVASEAASLAGHLALGKLIMFYDDNYVSLAGPTSVSFDEDVNKRFDAYGWHTMHVDSEHANDVEALDKVITEAKRHTDKPTLVSVRTTIGFGSPRAGTFSAHGEPLGADNVKKTKEYFGWPTEPDFIVPDEVLAFWRDRAADNAKAVKAWDDLYANYKKRNPDLSAQLDRMLSGKLPTLNWPAFNAENGSVATRDAGGTVMNAIAKDLPELIGGSADLDPSTKTYMKDLGDFAPGSYAGRNVHFGVREHGMGSIANGIQAHGGLLPYTATFFNFLDYMKPAVRLAAINKGRVIFVFTHDSVFLGEDGPTHEPIEQLATLRATPGMTTLRPADSLETLEAWKCMLRPGTGPYTIVLTRQKVPFLGARDAAVSKGAYILKDASGTPDLILIATGSEVSLAMDAAKLIEAKGTAVRVVSMPSWELFEQQNDAYRESVLPKSVRARMSIEAGATMGWHKYVGDHGLAYGIDKYGASAPATVIAKEYGFTPERVAEVASGLLARV, from the coding sequence GTGCCCAATTCAGCCGCCGAAGAGAAACGCATCAACACGATTCGGATGCTCTCGATCGACGCCGTGCAAAAGGCGAACTCGGGACATCCGGGATTGCCGCTCGGCGTTGCAGCGCTCGCGCACACGATTTGGTCGCGACATCTGCGCTACGATCCGAAAAATCCGCATTGGTTCAATCGCGATCGTTTCGTGCTCTCCGCCGGTCACGGTTCGGCGCTGCTCTACAGCATGCTGTATCTTGCCGGATTCGACTTGAGCCTCGACGATCTCAAAGCATTCCGTCAATGGCACTCGAAAACGCCCGGACATCCGGAAGCCGGTCACACGCCCGGCGTCGAGGTGACGACCGGACCGCTGGGTCAAGGCGTCGGCAACTCCGTTGGTCTGGCAGTCGCGGAAGCGCATCTTGCCGCGGCCTTCAATCGCGACGAGAAGATTTGCGATCACTACACGTATTGCATCGCCGGCGACGGCGACATGATGGAAGGCGTCGCATCGGAAGCCGCCTCGCTTGCCGGTCATCTCGCGCTCGGCAAGCTGATCATGTTCTACGACGACAACTATGTCTCGCTCGCGGGCCCGACGAGCGTTTCGTTCGATGAAGACGTCAACAAGCGATTTGACGCGTACGGTTGGCACACGATGCACGTCGATTCCGAACATGCCAATGACGTCGAAGCGCTCGACAAAGTGATCACCGAAGCAAAACGGCATACCGACAAGCCGACGCTCGTCTCGGTACGCACCACAATCGGCTTCGGTTCGCCGCGCGCGGGAACGTTCTCAGCGCATGGTGAGCCGCTGGGCGCCGACAATGTCAAGAAGACGAAAGAATACTTCGGATGGCCGACCGAACCGGATTTCATCGTCCCCGACGAAGTTCTCGCGTTCTGGCGTGACCGCGCAGCCGACAACGCGAAAGCCGTCAAAGCTTGGGACGATCTCTACGCCAACTACAAGAAGCGCAACCCCGATCTCTCCGCGCAGCTCGACCGGATGCTTTCGGGCAAATTGCCGACGCTGAATTGGCCGGCGTTCAATGCGGAGAACGGCAGCGTTGCTACCCGCGACGCAGGCGGCACCGTCATGAACGCGATCGCAAAGGATCTTCCCGAGTTGATCGGCGGTTCGGCCGACCTCGATCCGTCGACCAAGACGTACATGAAAGACCTTGGCGATTTCGCGCCGGGTTCGTACGCCGGACGCAACGTTCACTTCGGCGTGCGCGAGCACGGCATGGGTTCGATCGCTAACGGCATTCAGGCGCACGGCGGTCTTTTGCCGTACACTGCGACCTTCTTCAACTTCCTCGACTATATGAAGCCGGCCGTGCGGCTCGCCGCAATCAACAAGGGACGCGTCATCTTCGTCTTCACGCATGACTCCGTGTTCCTGGGCGAGGACGGCCCGACGCACGAGCCGATCGAACAGCTCGCAACGCTGCGCGCAACGCCCGGGATGACGACGCTGCGTCCGGCGGATTCGCTCGAAACGCTCGAGGCCTGGAAGTGCATGCTGCGCCCGGGGACGGGTCCGTACACGATCGTGCTCACCCGGCAAAAAGTACCGTTCCTCGGCGCGCGCGATGCCGCCGTGTCGAAAGGCGCATATATATTGAAGGATGCCTCCGGGACTCCCGATTTGATTCTCATCGCAACCGGTTCCGAAGTCTCGCTCGCAATGGACGCAGCCAAGCTGATCGAGGCCAAGGGCACGGCGGTACGCGTGGTTTCCATGCCGAGCTGGGAGCTCTTCGAGCAACAGAACGATGCGTACCGCGAAAGCGTGCTCCCGAAGTCCGTGCGCGCACGCATGTCAATCGAAGCCGGCGCAACGATGGGCTGGCACAAATACGTCGGCGATCACGGCCTTGCGTATGGAATCGACAAGTACGGCGCATCCGCACCCGCAACCGTGATTGCGAAAGAATATGGATTTACACCGGAGCGCGTTGCGGAAGTAGCCTCCGGATTACTCGCGCGCGTCTAG
- a CDS encoding 2,3,4,5-tetrahydropyridine-2,6-dicarboxylate N-succinyltransferase, producing MKVAELRSTIEALVDDSASGGSRLRGPDGAAVDEVIGALDDGTLRVAEPSAGGWVTNAWVKQAILLYFSRMDSLVIGTEGADALALRGAPPSYYDKLPTKRNYKKLGARCVPGGIARYGSYLGKNAILMPGFVNIGAYVDDGSMVDTWATVGSCAQIGKNVHLAGGVGIGGVLEPPQAQPVIVEDGAFIGSRCIVVEGVRIGTEAVLGAGVVITASTPIVDVRDTTPRITKGIVEPRSVVIPGSFPKKFPAGEYGTPCALVIGTRSESTDRKTSLNAVLREFEISV from the coding sequence GTGAAGGTCGCTGAACTTCGTTCTACGATTGAGGCGTTGGTCGATGATTCTGCGAGCGGCGGGTCACGGCTGCGCGGCCCCGACGGCGCGGCAGTCGATGAGGTCATCGGGGCGCTTGATGACGGCACGCTGCGCGTCGCCGAGCCGAGTGCCGGCGGCTGGGTCACCAACGCCTGGGTGAAGCAGGCGATCTTGCTTTATTTTTCGCGGATGGACAGCTTGGTGATCGGAACGGAGGGAGCCGATGCGCTCGCGTTGCGCGGCGCACCCCCGTCGTACTACGACAAGCTGCCTACGAAGCGTAATTATAAGAAACTCGGAGCCCGCTGCGTCCCCGGCGGTATCGCGCGCTACGGTTCGTATCTTGGGAAAAACGCTATCCTGATGCCCGGTTTCGTGAACATCGGCGCGTACGTCGACGACGGGTCGATGGTCGATACATGGGCGACGGTCGGCTCGTGTGCACAAATCGGAAAGAACGTTCATTTGGCGGGGGGTGTCGGGATCGGCGGGGTTCTCGAACCACCCCAGGCACAACCGGTCATCGTCGAAGACGGAGCGTTCATCGGTTCGCGATGCATCGTCGTCGAGGGCGTTCGGATCGGGACGGAAGCTGTGCTGGGCGCGGGCGTGGTGATTACCGCAAGCACGCCGATCGTTGACGTTCGCGACACAACCCCACGTATCACCAAAGGTATCGTCGAACCACGCAGCGTCGTGATTCCAGGAAGCTTTCCAAAGAAGTTTCCGGCCGGCGAGTACGGCACACCGTGTGCGCTCGTCATCGGGACGCGCTCGGAAAGCACGGATCGTAAGACGTCGCTCAACGCCGTCTTGCGCGAGTTCGAGATCTCGGTATGA
- a CDS encoding enolase C-terminal domain-like protein → MRTPESMLTVTDVRVRKVLVPMRRPLAVATGEVKVAPLVLVDVATGDGPAGCAYVFVYAPFALEPVANVVAHYGEVIRGMKLAPLDIEATLQSKLRLLGPQGITLMALAAVDMAVWDALARSFELPLATLLGGAPRPIAAYNSNGLGIIGPDRAGVEARELLSPGFHAVKVRLGYPEAVTDLAVVRNVRGAIGRDVVLMADYNQALSTAEALRRGRMLDDEHILWLEEPVAADDARGHAEVRRGVRTGIQTGENWWGTHPMATFLDQSACDYAMPDAQKIGGVTGWLRAAALAEAAGVPMSSHLYPEISAHLLAVTPTRHWLEYVDWAQPILRDVIEVKDGTITASSDSGSGIVWNEDAIHEFEVR, encoded by the coding sequence ATGAGAACGCCCGAATCGATGCTGACCGTCACCGACGTGCGCGTGCGCAAAGTGCTCGTGCCGATGCGCCGGCCGCTCGCCGTAGCGACGGGCGAAGTAAAGGTGGCGCCGCTTGTTCTCGTTGACGTCGCCACGGGCGACGGTCCGGCCGGATGCGCGTACGTATTCGTCTATGCGCCCTTTGCGCTCGAACCGGTTGCGAACGTCGTGGCACACTACGGTGAAGTCATTCGCGGGATGAAGCTCGCCCCACTCGACATCGAAGCCACATTACAAAGCAAGTTACGTTTGCTCGGACCGCAAGGGATCACGCTGATGGCGCTCGCGGCGGTCGACATGGCGGTCTGGGATGCGTTGGCGCGCTCGTTCGAACTTCCGCTTGCGACACTCTTAGGCGGGGCACCGCGTCCTATAGCGGCTTACAACAGCAACGGTCTGGGCATCATCGGGCCGGATCGCGCCGGAGTCGAAGCGCGCGAATTGCTGTCACCCGGATTTCATGCAGTCAAAGTGCGTTTGGGGTATCCGGAAGCCGTTACCGATCTCGCCGTCGTTCGCAACGTTCGCGGCGCAATCGGGCGCGACGTCGTGCTCATGGCAGATTACAATCAAGCGCTCTCGACTGCAGAAGCACTGCGGCGCGGGCGGATGCTCGACGACGAACATATCTTGTGGCTGGAAGAACCCGTGGCGGCCGACGATGCGCGCGGGCATGCGGAAGTCAGGCGCGGCGTGCGGACCGGGATTCAAACCGGTGAGAATTGGTGGGGGACGCATCCGATGGCGACGTTCCTCGATCAGTCCGCGTGCGATTATGCCATGCCTGATGCGCAGAAGATCGGTGGTGTCACGGGTTGGCTGCGCGCTGCGGCATTAGCAGAAGCGGCCGGCGTGCCGATGTCTTCACATCTCTATCCGGAGATCAGTGCCCACTTACTTGCGGTAACCCCGACGCGGCATTGGCTCGAGTACGTCGATTGGGCGCAGCCGATTCTGCGCGATGTGATCGAAGTCAAGGACGGAACGATAACCGCTTCGAGCGATTCAGGTTCCGGGATCGTGTGGAACGAGGACGCGATCCACGAATTCGAGGTCCGATGA
- a CDS encoding pyridoxal phosphate-dependent aminotransferase, protein MSLNPRVTGIEASVIRSLNDRKKPTSIDLGLGEPALFPTMGYFELATRWVSEHGCRYTTNAGDPELRKAVAEYYHYPKLSGAENVIATPGSQEAVYLTIKALLDPANDALMVVEPAFPSYVKCAQMEGIALQRVQLIAEDQFAFDAERIAAAVTPQTRLIVICSPSNPTARAITRAQAERLAELLLARGGDPVYVLHDEIYRELLFTQDAGWLAQVYPYTIVVNSLSKSNALTGMRMGWVLAPKACVPTMLRAHSYIVSTANTFAQRMALEIFRTPGGLAEHAAFYREQRAGAMSALDDVGLPYAPIDGSFYAAVHVGDGVPTLEFAQRLIEDADVVAIPGSIFGASFEGWLRCSWVAPIERVREGFQRIAGNASMLRTS, encoded by the coding sequence ATGAGCTTGAATCCGCGCGTTACCGGAATCGAAGCCTCGGTCATCCGGTCGCTCAACGACCGCAAGAAACCGACGTCGATCGATCTTGGTTTGGGTGAGCCGGCGCTCTTTCCCACCATGGGATACTTCGAGCTTGCGACCCGATGGGTATCGGAACATGGCTGCCGTTACACGACGAACGCCGGTGATCCGGAATTGCGCAAAGCCGTCGCCGAGTACTATCACTATCCGAAGCTGTCCGGAGCCGAGAACGTCATCGCGACGCCCGGTTCGCAAGAGGCAGTCTATCTCACGATCAAAGCCCTCCTCGATCCGGCCAACGACGCGTTGATGGTCGTCGAACCGGCGTTTCCGTCATACGTGAAGTGCGCGCAAATGGAAGGCATTGCGTTGCAGCGTGTGCAGCTCATTGCAGAGGATCAATTTGCCTTCGATGCCGAGCGTATCGCGGCAGCGGTGACGCCGCAAACGCGCTTGATCGTGATCTGCTCGCCCTCCAATCCGACGGCACGCGCGATCACGCGCGCCCAAGCGGAGCGTTTAGCCGAGTTGCTCCTAGCGCGCGGCGGCGATCCGGTCTACGTCTTACACGACGAGATTTACCGTGAGCTGCTCTTCACGCAGGACGCAGGTTGGCTTGCGCAGGTGTACCCGTATACGATCGTCGTCAACTCGCTTTCGAAGAGTAATGCGCTTACCGGAATGCGCATGGGTTGGGTGCTCGCCCCTAAGGCTTGCGTTCCGACGATGTTGCGCGCGCATTCGTACATCGTCTCGACCGCAAACACGTTCGCGCAGCGGATGGCGCTCGAGATATTCCGGACGCCGGGCGGTCTTGCGGAACACGCCGCGTTTTATCGTGAGCAGCGGGCCGGCGCAATGAGCGCCTTGGATGATGTCGGGCTTCCTTACGCGCCGATCGACGGCTCGTTTTACGCGGCAGTCCACGTCGGCGACGGCGTCCCGACGCTCGAGTTCGCGCAGCGCTTGATTGAGGACGCCGACGTCGTCGCAATCCCCGGCTCGATCTTCGGCGCAAGCTTCGAAGGCTGGTTACGCTGCTCGTGGGTGGCTCCGATCGAGCGTGTACGCGAAGGTTTTCAGCGTATCGCGGGTAACGCTAGTATGTTGCGTACGTCTTAG